Genomic DNA from Choristoneura fumiferana chromosome 16, NRCan_CFum_1, whole genome shotgun sequence:
ATGGTAAATTCGAAAACTAATAAACCGTTTGTAAAAAATCGTTTACTTAGAAAGAGTAACATACATaggctataataatattacatctCGGGAACGCTTAAACTTACCACCGAATGCAATTAAACTTGCGACAAACAGTTAGTTGCAAATAAAGACACATTGTGTACTTCAAagcattttactaaattattagcCATTGTTAATATCAGGTCAGGTATCTTCAGTAATTTCCAGCAGCGTGGAGGTATTTTCGTAAGTGAACCCGGTGGGATTCAAATGTTAGGGCGCCAAGCCTCTTGACTGGTAGTTCCTCTTATAAATACAACATGGGTCCTAGGTACTCCATTTTGAGTATTGCTATTGAAAGGGGTGTTTGGGGAATAACAAGACCTCGGAGACGTACTTGATAAGGAGTAGGAAGCATTCGACTTAGAAATCGTGCTCATATCCGTCTCGAAAATCAATTGGTTGATCTTGTGAATCAGAATAGCATTAGTCGTTGGATCGTATTGATTCAACTTAGCTTCTAAGTAACCTACAAATTTAGACGTAACATCTCTCTTTTCTTGGTCTGATGGAATCGTATATGCTTTCAAGTCGCCCTCTTTTTTAACCCGAAGCTCTTGATTGGTGTTTTCGTAGAGCGTTGAACTGAGCCTGGGTCGTTTGATGGGTGGAGTTGGTTCGACAAATGCTGTAGGATTTGGTTCAAGTGAACCTGTAGAATTTGGCCCATGCAAACCAGCAGGATTTGGTTCGAGGATTGCAGCAGGATTGGGTTCGAGTATGTCATCTATGTCAGTTGTGTCATTCTTGAATCCTTCTTCGAATTCTTCGGTATTGCTTTCTGTTTTTGGTATTATTAGGTGTATTTCGGTGTAATCACATTCATCCTGAAACATAACGCGAAGtcatgtaattattttattaagtacacaACATATTACCAATTGAACTCGCACTAATACTCacattaaaatacttacatcgTAACATTCGTTTTCCTCTTCCGAGTGTAGCGATTTTTGATCGTTTATTcccaataaaaatttcaatttattaaacgCAAACCAATCAGATTGGTAGTCGCTCAAGGAATCTGTAAATAAGAACAtggtaaaaatatattgtatttttttttcgaaggaGGTGAAGAATAAAAGTGTACCTAATTGGCCAGTTGCCGGATAATTGACTAGGTACTCGTAGGATAGTTGCTTTGCTTGAGGTTGCAAGCGTGCAGCGAGTTCTCTTATTTCTTCGCACAAAAACTCCTAAATCTCTTTACCACTCAGGGGTGCGACTCTATAAATTATGTCGATATTTAATTACCCTCAAAGGGTAAAACTGCGTTTCGTCGGGTAACATACAAGATGACATCCAACATCCATCAGTAATCGTGGGCACAAACGCAACGAAAGAATAGCACATAACTTGTAAAGGGCTAAATGgcaactaggtacagtcaccagcattaatatctgccacagcggagcgtgcaaaaatatctgacacgtccttccgtccctagaaatagagtcgtatcagatatttatgcacgcttgttgtgtcagatattggtgctggtgactgtactcgtacAACCTACAATTTTGAGGGGTCAATTCTTATAAAAGGTTAGGAACCGCTGCTGTAAACGAATCTCTTCAGTGGCGGCATCACTGCGCATGGCAGAAATTACGACTGGACCCGTTTGCTGCCAGCCAGCATACGGGGCTGCGGAGTAAGGTATCCTGAAGTTACTCGTTACTTGATGTTGAAATTAGCCATTGACTACGAATCTCTAAATAGAGAATACCGCTGATGGTCTTCAACTCTTTAACGCAAGTGAGACTTGCCCAGGTGAGTTACAACAAATAGTCAAATGCTTTAAAAAACtctatgattttattgattgaGCAAGCGTatggttataataataaaaacattaataactagcctgttacccgcgactccggccgcgtagaattcggttttcactatcccgctggaactacgaaattttccgggataagaactattccatgtccttccccgggactcaaactatctgtataccgaatttcatctaaatcggtttagcagtttaaacgtgatgaagtaacaaacaaacaaacaaacagacttacaaactttgcatttattacattagggatataattttattgatcacctaaaaaTGCATTTTCGGTTACCTAAATacgggtgctaaacaacgggtagacatacatacatatatatacacttaaatacatacaaacatccaagactcaagttcctactacaaacatttgtACTCATCATATAAGTattagaaaaaaattttttggttCGGGCActttgccggccgctgccgcggcacgctcgctccgctcgctccgctcgcgcactgagggccGCAGATCTACCTAGCACtcctcgctcgcttcgctcgtcgtcgtacctaaccagacctgccttagtagaataggtagaagcatcgaattaagaatcatttgcccgaatttttgccataccaacgtttgccataaaataaatagaaccgtgctgtttttaggatttttttaaaatgtcatcataaataatgcagtaggttaggttaggttactttaatatcaactctgaagaaattactatttcagaaataaattactttatagcaaatgaaaattctagaaaacgatacattcgggcaaacgatagagaaccgatctatttattaggtgacagatctattattttggtgatcgaattttaatgatcaaactataatttaggatacaggtttacattaatctgatgactcatacttagagacagtttgattaatatgatgactaatatatttcttagggatagatattataattaggtatcgcagtttagtgacaaatctaaatttaagtgacagaaaatatagttcccttatattagtgggatattctCACCGTTCGCTTGTGCCATCTTCATCTTAGCTTTCTCTCGCCTAAACGATCCAAGTAAACTCGCCATCTTCCTTCTAGCATCTGTTACGTCGACTCCAAAAGTTTCAGCTATTTCCTGCCATGCtgtatttttaatgtacttgTTGAAATGTCCTTTATGATTGGAGTCCCATAAAGCTCTGTGTTTCTGGTATTCCTCTATCATATCGAGGACTTCGCTTTTACTTAAATTCATGGCTACGAgtacgtaaaaaataatgaacagGCGCTTGTAAACGCGCAGCACGCATGGTCCGTACCGCACGAACGGCGAGCGCCGAATGACGTTACGTACGTACACTACACAAACTCACGCGCGCGCACGCAAAGCACACGGCGTCTATAGGTACAACCATGCAGCGTCTCATTCTCTTGATGTGTGCTTGCTTGCTCACACGCACGCCGTACTGCGCACGCAAACATTTCTCGCGAACAACGTACGATAATCCGAGGCTACACTATAGAAGCGACACCGATTAGATACGCTTAAAAAACTTAACATATTAATTTACGTGTACTTAGACAAACACCACTTGAGTGGCCAATTCAAACTCTATAGCAATTGCGTGAGAATTTGTTTTATCAGGACGTACATTATTATTGTTGATTCCGGGTCGACAATTACAGGTCGTACTTTAACTGCACCCAATAGTTCGTTCCAAAAGAACGAAAAAAGACGAGTAGTATAGGTACTTCTGTAGTCGGTAAATTGCGGTAATTTTTCAGCGGGCGCCTTGCACGCTCGTCTGTATAATTCAACGACAGCTAAATTGTCTAATTCAACAATATACAGTGCAGATGTATGTACTAACTACTAAATAAATTCATACCTGAATGCCTCCTTATATaccctattttattatttcaattcaagtAAATAACAGCAAACTCTAGCACAGCAGTGAAAAGTTTACGGCTTCCACGTATGctataaagatataaataagtaacaatagGTGCAATTTGTCTAATGTTACAATTACCtagtaaataaacaataatttaagtCTACTTACTGATATCATggcaaattaatattatattatacctcTAGGTACACAAGACAACCCACACATTTCGGTAGCTTGCGTCACACACTGTACACAACTTGGAACAAACGCAAAGGGATATTAGGAATAGCTAGCATGGTCTCCGTTCCCAtacaaaataggtacataatgtcTGTAAATACATAATGTACTCTAATTTAACCAATTTATTGTCCTTAGTGTAACGTTATCGTACCTGATTGATAACTTGATAAGTaagggtttttattttttccgttCAGCTAGGGAATAGAAGAATGAACCAAATTATACCTTCAAAAGTTCGTATGTGACAATTgctagaaccctgtcgcagggggTTTCTGCTGTCTTTATTGGGCCTCGGTCCCGATCCATACCGTCGTATGTCCTAAAGTCAAGTGCCATACCAATTTTGTCCTAAACGCCCTTGACATATCGTTCATTAGTCATAAAGATTATAAGCCATAATGCTTCTTATCTCCTAAAagtcataagccataatattacattacctaatactcaaaatacctaactgggatgtcccaatttttgacaacatataataaatcgaaaaccatttggagaaataggctttgtgaagcgttttcagaaatcagattccaaaaatgtgataaactgaattaaataaacaaaatttaagtaatgaccctcatttgacccctgcagtgtcttgtcacaaaggcagttataaagcaggtctacattcttaagcaaattgacagtttgaaatgttgctgtcctgcttataaaagcaaagagtgacaaagatagaactttaatcagcacatgatgcgcacccggctttaaacagttgtcatttatcgtaaagtccgaaatgtatacgagtatttccaatgtatttttacaaattaaataattaaattcctacgttacaagtaaatacaaaataatttaaataccagatttaaataataatatttatttactatcacaccattaaacaaacataggaataatcgaagctaaatgaagagaaataaataaaactatttgtcatggttcatttaggaccctaagccgtgcttgaattattgtcaaattgtgatgccacagattatgttatgtacgacctgaatttttcaaggCAATgaaacgtggctgtctcactgtgacgtcatccagcgtatttcgtaaagaaaatataaaagattaaatactcatccaaattcaaaatcaatgaaaatggtatcttaaaatatcctattctttccaaaaataaaataaaaactataggttattttttttgttgcatcCCAATTACTTTAGCCATAATATAACATGACCTAATCCCAAAATACCTAATATTAACATTTATGTCCTATGTAATAATCATCATTTGTCATAACGCTTTTTCTCTGAAACCTAATTTTTTCAGGGTTGTTATCAAATATAACATAACCTATACAGTTCTCCTAAgtagattgatttatttgccaaatcaTCATTTGTCATAACGctttttctctgaaaccgtaATTTTTTCAGGGTTGTTATCAAAtaaacctatcctaacctatacagttctacagaagaagaagaagattgatttatttgccaacatgaacaatacaggatagaccacttcaaaatttctgaaatatgtacggtttcagaaaaaaaaccgttatggcaaatgatgatttggacaaacattacattaggacatacGATGTTATGGATCACGAATGACACCCGAacccagaaaagtaggttaggttaggttagaactgcgtcccccaacTAGAGAAACGGTGAGTGTTTCAAAATGAGCCGAACCCAACCAAAAAAACTGGTGCAAAAACACTTTGAAACAAATGGTAGCCTATATTTTTTGCCCCCGTTCCGCCTATCCCTACCGCTATATCCACCCTGATAGAGTTACGTGGAATATTTTTCCTTTCTTCGCTACCGGTAGGGATAGATGGAAATAATATATCCAGCCACCACCGGTAGGGCTTGTggattttttttccaaccatccatactagctgaccgtgtgctagggacttgtggatttttttccaaccatccatactagctgaccgtttggtagggacttgtggattttttttccaaccatccatactagaTGGCCGTCTTGTAGGGACTTGTGAATTTTTTCCAACCATACAAACCGACTTCCAAGTGAGTCTCAGaacgttttttaataaaataacagaaacaaAACGGTCAgtttataatgttattttatttgttatttcaagTCGTTCAGTAtctaacaaataactattacttaACTCACAAATTTGAAGGTTAATCTAACTCCGTTATTCAAAAAGCcttaatatttaatgtttgAACATATTGACTTTATTATTCACTTCCCGTGTTTACGAGAAAAATCGCAATCCCAATAATTTGTAACAGAGTTGGTgcgaaattactttttatggaTTTATAATTCCAAGGTAAAACATTGGGGTCTTTGTTTGTGTTAGCAACTTGTTCAGGAAGGTCGACCGGTAACTGTATAAACGAGTTAATATTGAAACATAATACAAAGGGAAACGGACGGCTGCGCACTCCGCCCTTTATAAATAGATCTAATAGCCAGCATAATAATATCTGCTGAATCATACAATACATAGcagttattaattttattttaggaaCTGTTAGAACTTTGATTAGATTGAGTCTTTTTTTACGGCAGCGCTTTTAGAATTAGCTCACTATTAAATTTGgcagtaggttttttttattaaaaaaaaaaccagcgaCTGTCCTCTATCTAACTTTATGTTTTAATGCCAACCcatggaaaaaatttaaacaaacaacATAGGTTAGTTAGATATTTATAAAAGTCTGTCTGTAATAAACATATCGTATATGGAAAATAAATGGTAGAGGTACCTAATCATAatactacaataaaattaatttatcagGACATAAACAACTTTATTAGTTACTTGTTGTATATGTACCTTTAGTTCAAAAATTTATGGTCCGTTTCACCGCAAAATTTGAGCACTGAAGATAATGAATTGTTAAATTTAGCTGAAAATTTGTAACTCAGCTGAGCTCATTTCAAGGATGTCTTCATTTCATACGTCTGTCTCGTCCTTGGTCGAGGTCGACGAGACCTTGTTTTGATCCTTGGGACCTTGGGACTACGAAACCTTGAGTCTGGATAGTACAAAAATAACTGCTGCCCCACTCAAACGAGCTTATTTGCTTTGAGCTATAAGCTTTATACTCTATGTTGTAACGATCCTTTATCTATTCATCCGATATTAATGTACGTTTTCTCGAGATTTGAAAGTCGCAGTCCTGCCAATGTGGAAGTAATGCGTAGGTTGACGATAAAGGAAACGTAAGTTGAAACGATTCACGTCTTTGACGTCGTTCGTCTCTTATTATTGTTAcgtaaaatgaaaacaaacatgAACCTGGCtgacttttgttttaaaaaagaagTTATTTTAATCATTAGGTATATTGTTAAAAGGTGATTGACATTGATTAAAATTGACAAGAGTTCATTAAggttgtaccttgttttgcctaacaactttttgcctattttcagtttgcctaatgttagataaactaatattacttaacctaatgtttcattttacctaattttcattttaattagtcattttacatacaaattactttacataattttgtttcgcctacttttaaattacctaatttttattttgtataaactaatttgacataatgtttgactgacataattatattttgcctAACATACATgtcacataatttcattttgtataaacttatttcgtttAACGTTTgattgatataattattttttgtctaacatacatttagcataatttaattttgtattaactAATTTCGTATAATGTTTGtctgacaattttattttgtctaacataaatgtcggtaaattttatttattttaatcacgGTTAATCCGAATACATAATGATAACgttagttaattctaaaaagtttagtattataaaacaaagtcggttctggcgcttcgccggccgctgccgcggcacgctcgcttcgctcgctcggctcgcgcactgtagggtcgcagttctacctaacgctcctcctcgcttcctcgtcgtcgtacctattcCCTGTATGCTTAGTATTGTTACTTGCTTGAaccaagtagaaaaatagtagaatattatggattaatttatttcaattataacCTACCAAATTgaccttattttaaaataaacatttaggtaccAAAATTAGGCATAACGTTAGTAAGCAtaacaaatattatgataattcaatattaaacaatccaatgttagttaaaacgttattcggctatatGATCATTAGTTAAAATGAGAATCGACAAAGTtagttttcgataaaataatatttggcaAAACGTTAAACGTTAACCTACCAAAT
This window encodes:
- the LOC141436064 gene encoding uncharacterized protein, yielding MNLSKSEVLDMIEEYQKHRALWDSNHKGHFNKYIKNTAWQEIAETFGVDVTDARRKMASLLGSFRREKAKMKMAQANDSLSDYQSDWFAFNKLKFLLGINDQKSLHSEEENECYDDECDYTEIHLIIPKTESNTEEFEEGFKNDTTDIDDILEPNPAAILEPNPAGLHGPNSTGSLEPNPTAFVEPTPPIKRPRLSSTLYENTNQELRVKKEGDLKAYTIPSDQEKRDVTSKFVGYLEAKLNQYDPTTNAILIHKINQLIFETDMSTISKSNASYSLSSTSPRSCYSPNTPFNSNTQNGVPRTHVVFIRGTTSQEAWRPNI